In the Daphnia magna isolate NIES unplaced genomic scaffold, ASM2063170v1.1 Dm_contigs165, whole genome shotgun sequence genome, one interval contains:
- the LOC123467263 gene encoding uncharacterized protein LOC123467263, with amino-acid sequence MDKIKQYKNLSMTAELDNDLATETELLKQRYQKFIKASDQVRWTLQSTNATEEQMEQDYSAVAEVKEDMSAVLALAKNKREEYKRQLDAEFQDQQRKDERKRKEDRILQQQQAYTQQIQQLIAQNQATAQIAAAAAPAPIAAAPAPVAAIPAPQSTRLPQRQIKHFKGDILEWTSFWESFNASIHSSTMPDVQKFDYLKEYFKGEAYLCVENLELTAANYNIAIAELKRVYAKPKALIQSHLCKFDNLAPVKSMTDVSALRRLQLTVQSHINALETLGVQKDTFGGLLGTKLMKLLPAELQKEWSSSDANDITDITALLNFIRDQVDAAERRQQPHRRNSHKLLQPLNWRLELDPN; translated from the exons ATGGACAAAATCAAGCAGTACAAAAACCTCTCCATGACGGCAGAACTGGATAACGACCTTGCAACGGAAACCGAACTCCTCAAGCAACGTTACCAGAAATTCATCAAGGCAAGCGACCAAGTTAGATGGACCTTACAATCCACTAACGCCACCGAGGAGCAAATGGAACAAGATTACTCTGCAGTGGCAGAAGTCAAAGAAGACATGAGTGCTGTACTCGCTCtagccaaaaacaaacgcgagGAGTACAAACGGCAACTGGACGCTGAGTTCCAAgaccagcaaagaaaagatgaGCGAAAACGGAAAGAAGATAGAA tccttcagcaacaacaggcctACACGCAACAAATTCAGCAGCTGATAGCTCAAAACCAAGCTACGGCACAAATTGCAGCCGCAGCCGCTCCTGCTCCAATAGCAGCCGCTCCTGCTCCAGTAGCAGCCATACCTGCACCACAATCAACACGCCTTCCCCAAaggcaaatcaaacattttaaaggagatATCCTTGAGTGGACGTCATTCTGGGAGAGCTTTAACGCCTCCATCCACTCGTCCACAATGCCGGACGtccaaaaattcgactatCTCAAAGAATATTTCAAGGGGGAAGCATACTTGTGCGTGGAAAACTTGGAACTGACTGCAGCAAACTACAACATCGCTATtgctgaattgaaaagggTCTATGCCAAACCAAAGGCCCTCATTCAATCCCATCTATGCAAATTTGATAACCTGGCTCCTGTTAAGTCTATGACAGACGTATCGGCTCTTCGAAGACTTCAGCTCACCGTCCAGTCGCACATAAATGCCTTGGAGACACTCGGGGTACAAAAAGACACCTTTGGAGGACTCCTTGgcacaaaattaatgaaattgcttcctgcagaattgcagaaagaatggTCGAGTTCCGATGCAAACGACATCACCGACATCACAGCCCTGCTGAATTTCATCAGGGATCAAGTCGACGCTGCTGAAAG acgacaacaaccacaccgGCGAAACAGCCACAAGCTGCTACAGCCTCTCAACTGGCGATTGGAGCTAGATCCCAACTAG